The Acidobacteriota bacterium genome includes a region encoding these proteins:
- a CDS encoding thiamine pyrophosphate-dependent enzyme — translation MSPMSATECLLQMCDERHELEDYQSGVPRWCTGCGDNAILAAVQRLCRDEGLRPEKTVFVSGIGCSSRFPHYMKTYGFHGIHGRALPIAEGVRMARPDLTVFVNTGDGDCCSIGAAHWIHAIRYNMNITVFLHDNQVYGLTKKQASPTSPIGTKTNTTPRGSYLEALNPLTVTLGVQNVSFVAQAVDWAPDLLYDIVTAAHRHKGLSFVRIVQRCPEWMPKLLDPWLHDPSQVQLLHHANGLQPSAGAAKVYKNLVEHDPSDLNQARVIASRTDVVPVGILYRNPEVPCYEDLVRSDRLRSAALTRAGLNAEFDKHTVWPREAEA, via the coding sequence ATGAGCCCGATGTCCGCGACCGAATGCCTGCTGCAGATGTGCGACGAGCGTCACGAGCTCGAGGATTACCAAAGCGGGGTGCCGCGCTGGTGCACGGGCTGTGGCGACAACGCCATTCTCGCCGCCGTCCAGCGGTTATGCCGCGACGAGGGCCTGCGGCCGGAGAAGACAGTGTTCGTCTCGGGCATCGGCTGTTCGAGCCGCTTTCCCCATTACATGAAGACCTACGGCTTTCATGGGATCCATGGGCGCGCGCTGCCGATCGCCGAAGGGGTCAGGATGGCGCGGCCCGACCTGACCGTGTTCGTCAACACCGGCGATGGTGACTGCTGCAGCATCGGCGCGGCGCACTGGATTCACGCCATTCGCTACAACATGAACATCACGGTGTTCCTGCACGACAACCAGGTCTACGGGCTGACCAAGAAACAGGCGTCGCCGACCTCGCCGATCGGCACCAAGACCAACACCACGCCGCGCGGCAGTTACCTCGAGGCGCTCAACCCGCTGACAGTTACGCTCGGGGTCCAGAACGTCTCGTTTGTCGCGCAGGCGGTGGACTGGGCGCCGGATCTGCTCTACGACATTGTCACGGCCGCGCATCGCCACAAGGGCCTCTCGTTCGTGCGCATCGTTCAAAGGTGCCCGGAGTGGATGCCCAAGTTGCTCGATCCGTGGCTGCACGACCCCAGCCAGGTGCAGTTGCTCCATCATGCCAACGGCCTGCAGCCGAGCGCCGGTGCGGCCAAGGTCTACAAGAACCTGGTCGAGCACGATCCGTCGGATCTCAACCAGGCGCGGGTGATCGCGTCGCGTACCGACGTGGTGCCGGTCGGGATCCTCTATCGCAATCCCGAGGTGCCCTGCTACGAGGACCTGGTGCGCTCCGATCGGTTGCGGTCCGCGGCGCTGACCCGGGCCGGGCTCAACGCCGAGTTCGACAAGCACACGGTGTGGCCGCGCGAAGCGGAGGCGTAG
- a CDS encoding 2-oxoacid:acceptor oxidoreductase subunit alpha produces MNEHIVEIISDSGEGAQKCGQSLGAIAAQSGNGVWTTEIIPAEIRPPARSVAGASGVRIRIGSGPVTNGGDETDLVVAFNEQVLLGRVRARELKPDCLILLEDMWRHHADPTVAAAYVETYDRLVAAGYRVHEIPMERECRTLVSDARRGKNMFALGMLCQIYSLDLKLAADQVVQTFGKKDQRIVDANIALLEAGHRWAGTNLDFSYRIPAVRSTEPQIVVNGNTALALGVLASGMEICAMYPITPATSASHYLSEAFEQVGGIVHQAEDEIAACAFAIGASYAGKCAVTITSGPGFSLKQEGIGLAVMGEIPLVVVNVQRGGPSTGQPTKAEQGDLLTAIFGSHGDAPKVVMAPSTIEDCFYSIITARRIAETFNMVVVVLSDTTLATSQQPFPRPVFSESWMAPPVDQSAVPDSARPYDWDDTTGLARRFIPGQPGGMHTLTGLAHDRDSHVAYDADSNEQGLRARSLKLAALQKTLVPPPVVGEQSGDLLVVGWGSTRGAIEEAVGSLRAEGHKVSSMHLRFLQPLPPGIKEIMQGFAQVITIESNWSDHPDDQLIDDSNRRYSALAMMLRARYLVDVDCFSEVRGQPIRPSTIRRAVREKLARVPGKVATS; encoded by the coding sequence TTGAACGAACACATCGTCGAGATCATCAGCGATTCGGGCGAAGGCGCCCAGAAGTGCGGCCAGTCGCTGGGCGCGATCGCGGCGCAGAGTGGCAACGGCGTCTGGACCACGGAGATCATCCCGGCCGAGATCCGTCCGCCGGCGCGCAGCGTGGCGGGCGCGAGTGGCGTTCGCATCCGCATCGGATCGGGGCCCGTGACCAATGGCGGCGACGAGACCGACCTCGTGGTGGCCTTCAACGAGCAGGTCCTGCTCGGGCGCGTGCGGGCCAGGGAGCTCAAGCCCGACTGCCTCATCCTGCTCGAGGACATGTGGCGCCACCACGCCGACCCGACGGTCGCGGCGGCCTACGTTGAGACCTACGATCGGCTCGTGGCGGCGGGCTACCGGGTGCACGAAATTCCGATGGAGCGGGAGTGCCGGACGCTGGTGAGCGATGCGCGTCGAGGCAAGAACATGTTCGCGCTGGGCATGCTGTGCCAGATCTACAGCCTGGACCTGAAGCTCGCCGCGGATCAGGTCGTGCAGACGTTTGGGAAGAAGGATCAGCGGATCGTGGACGCGAACATCGCGTTGCTCGAAGCCGGTCATCGCTGGGCGGGAACCAACCTCGACTTCAGTTACCGCATCCCCGCGGTCCGCTCGACCGAGCCGCAGATCGTGGTGAACGGCAACACCGCGCTGGCGCTCGGCGTGCTCGCCTCCGGGATGGAGATCTGCGCGATGTATCCGATCACGCCCGCCACTTCGGCCTCGCACTACCTGTCGGAGGCCTTCGAGCAGGTCGGCGGCATCGTGCACCAGGCCGAAGACGAGATTGCGGCCTGCGCCTTCGCCATCGGCGCGTCGTATGCGGGCAAGTGCGCGGTGACCATCACGTCGGGCCCGGGCTTTTCACTGAAGCAGGAGGGCATCGGGCTGGCGGTGATGGGCGAGATCCCGCTGGTGGTGGTCAACGTCCAGCGCGGCGGGCCGAGCACCGGGCAGCCAACCAAGGCCGAGCAGGGCGACCTGCTGACGGCGATCTTCGGCAGCCATGGCGACGCGCCGAAGGTGGTCATGGCGCCGTCCACCATCGAGGACTGTTTTTACTCCATCATCACCGCGCGCCGGATTGCCGAGACCTTCAACATGGTGGTCGTCGTCTTGTCGGACACCACGCTGGCCACCTCGCAGCAGCCCTTCCCGCGGCCGGTCTTCAGCGAGAGCTGGATGGCGCCGCCGGTCGACCAGAGCGCGGTGCCTGATTCCGCCAGGCCGTACGACTGGGACGACACCACCGGCCTGGCCCGCCGCTTCATCCCGGGGCAGCCGGGCGGCATGCACACACTCACCGGGTTGGCGCACGACCGCGACAGCCACGTCGCCTACGACGCCGACAGCAACGAGCAGGGGCTGCGGGCCCGCAGCCTGAAGCTGGCGGCGCTGCAGAAGACCCTCGTGCCGCCGCCCGTGGTCGGCGAGCAGAGTGGCGACCTGTTGGTGGTGGGCTGGGGCAGCACCCGGGGCGCCATCGAGGAGGCGGTCGGCTCGCTGCGCGCCGAGGGCCACAAAGTGTCGTCGATGCACTTGCGGTTCCTGCAGCCCTTGCCACCGGGGATCAAGGAGATCATGCAGGGCTTCGCACAGGTCATCACGATTGAAAGCAACTGGAGCGACCATCCGGACGATCAGCTCATCGACGACAGCAACCGCCGCTACTCGGCGCTGGCCATGATGCTGCGCGCGCGCTATCTGGTCGATGTCGATTGCTTCAGTGAAGTCAGGGGCCAGCCGATCCGGCCCAGCACGATTCGCCGGGCCGTCCGCGAGAAGCTCGCACGGGTGCCGGGAAAGGTGGCCACGTCATGA
- the gltA gene encoding NADPH-dependent glutamate synthase, with protein MATKRTIRSIPQARTPMREQDPQVRAKNFEEVAHGYSLEEAMRESERCLHCPDEPCIAGCPVGIDIPAFIKQIGERNLRGAYDVITATNLLPSVCGRVCPQESQCEGACTVGESLEAVAIGRLERFVGDSAIKEGWVNIPHLEPTRFKVGIVGSGPAGMACAADMAKAGTAVTVFEAFHEAGGVLKYGIPDFRLPNTVIDAEIENLKKLGVTFECNTLVGRLFTIEQMLDEMGFDAVFVGVGAGYPTMLGIPGDSLNGVLSANELLTRCNLMRARDFPNYDTPLPIGRRVAVVGAGNTAMDAMRVSLRLGADKVYCIYRRSSLEAPARAEELHHAEQEGVEFHWLTSPVSVLDDGHGNVRGMRCVRMELGEPDESGRRRPVPVAGSEFDFEADLIVYAIGTNANPIMGQTSSLTLNARGYIATDDTCATSVAGVFAGGDIVTGAATVIEAMGAGRTAARSIKAYLGIRDPGRPYRGEAGTLFGIDTRERNFVRVRVG; from the coding sequence ATGGCGACGAAACGGACGATTCGCAGCATTCCACAGGCGCGCACGCCGATGCGCGAGCAGGATCCGCAGGTGCGGGCGAAGAACTTCGAGGAAGTGGCCCACGGCTACTCGCTCGAAGAGGCCATGCGCGAATCGGAGCGCTGCCTGCACTGCCCGGATGAGCCCTGCATTGCCGGCTGCCCGGTCGGCATCGACATCCCCGCCTTCATCAAGCAGATCGGCGAGCGCAACCTGCGCGGCGCCTATGACGTGATTACCGCCACCAACCTGTTGCCGTCGGTGTGCGGGCGGGTGTGTCCGCAGGAGAGCCAGTGCGAAGGCGCCTGCACGGTGGGGGAATCGCTGGAGGCGGTCGCCATCGGACGGCTCGAGCGGTTCGTCGGCGACTCCGCAATCAAGGAAGGCTGGGTCAATATCCCGCACCTCGAACCGACCCGGTTCAAGGTCGGCATTGTCGGCTCGGGCCCGGCCGGCATGGCGTGCGCGGCCGACATGGCCAAGGCCGGCACCGCGGTGACGGTGTTCGAGGCCTTCCACGAAGCGGGCGGCGTGCTGAAGTACGGCATTCCCGATTTCCGGCTGCCCAACACGGTGATCGACGCCGAAATCGAGAACCTCAAGAAGCTCGGCGTCACGTTCGAATGCAACACGCTGGTCGGCCGCCTGTTCACCATCGAGCAGATGCTCGACGAGATGGGCTTCGACGCGGTGTTCGTCGGCGTCGGCGCCGGCTACCCAACGATGCTCGGAATTCCCGGTGATTCGCTGAACGGCGTGCTCTCGGCCAACGAGCTGCTGACGCGCTGCAACCTGATGCGGGCCCGGGATTTTCCCAACTACGACACGCCCCTGCCGATCGGGCGGCGGGTCGCGGTCGTGGGCGCCGGCAACACCGCGATGGACGCCATGCGCGTGTCACTCCGGCTGGGCGCCGACAAGGTCTACTGCATCTACCGCCGTTCCAGCCTGGAAGCGCCGGCGCGGGCGGAGGAACTGCATCACGCCGAGCAGGAAGGGGTCGAGTTCCACTGGCTCACCAGCCCGGTGTCGGTCCTGGACGATGGCCACGGCAACGTGCGCGGCATGCGCTGCGTGCGCATGGAACTGGGCGAACCGGACGAGTCGGGCCGGCGCCGGCCGGTGCCGGTGGCGGGCAGCGAGTTCGACTTCGAGGCCGATCTGATTGTCTATGCCATCGGGACCAATGCCAACCCGATCATGGGCCAGACCTCCTCGTTGACACTCAACGCGCGCGGCTACATCGCGACCGACGACACCTGCGCCACCTCGGTGGCCGGGGTTTTCGCCGGCGGCGACATCGTCACCGGCGCGGCGACGGTGATCGAAGCGATGGGCGCGGGCCGCACCGCCGCCCGCAGCATCAAGGCGTATCTCGGCATTCGCGATCCCGGGCGTCCGTATCGGGGCGAGGCCGGCACGTTGTTCGGCATTGACACACGGGAACGCAACTTCGTACGGGTGCGCGTTGGCTAG
- a CDS encoding sulfide/dihydroorotate dehydrogenase-like FAD/NAD-binding protein: MADFEIVTRDDFSEVTYLLEVRHPLMARAARPGQFVIVMLHPNGERIPLTIADFDRDKGTVTLVIQAVGKTTRQMQQECQVGTSLHAMVGPMGIPSPTTKAKKVVCVGGGLGVAPIFPQARGFKDSGAYVIAVLGFRTMGLVFWEDKFAACCDELILCTNDGTAGIKGLITDGIKVALDRHADIDEVVAIGPPVMMQACADATRARQIKTIVSVNPIMVDGTGMCGGCRVKVGGQVKFACVDGPDFDGHLVDFDDLMVRLRRYTTVEQTAQERWSESCRMTRQVGPSALDALARGSAEQSELLELPENDALGG, encoded by the coding sequence ATGGCCGACTTCGAGATCGTGACACGCGACGATTTCTCTGAAGTAACGTACCTGCTTGAAGTGCGCCATCCGCTGATGGCGAGGGCCGCCCGGCCCGGACAGTTCGTCATCGTCATGCTCCACCCCAATGGCGAGCGCATTCCCCTCACGATTGCCGACTTCGACCGCGACAAGGGCACGGTGACGCTGGTCATCCAAGCCGTTGGCAAGACCACCCGACAGATGCAGCAGGAATGCCAGGTGGGAACGTCGCTGCACGCCATGGTCGGCCCGATGGGCATTCCGAGCCCGACGACGAAAGCGAAAAAGGTGGTGTGCGTGGGCGGTGGCCTCGGCGTCGCGCCGATCTTTCCGCAGGCGCGCGGCTTCAAGGACAGTGGCGCCTACGTGATCGCGGTGCTCGGGTTCCGCACCATGGGCCTGGTCTTCTGGGAGGACAAGTTTGCCGCGTGTTGCGATGAGCTGATCCTGTGCACCAACGACGGCACGGCCGGCATCAAGGGCCTGATCACCGACGGCATCAAGGTCGCACTCGATCGCCACGCCGACATCGACGAAGTCGTCGCCATTGGCCCGCCCGTGATGATGCAGGCGTGCGCCGACGCCACCCGCGCCCGCCAGATCAAGACCATCGTCAGCGTCAACCCGATCATGGTGGACGGCACCGGGATGTGCGGCGGGTGCCGGGTCAAGGTCGGCGGGCAGGTGAAGTTCGCCTGCGTCGATGGCCCCGACTTCGACGGTCACCTGGTCGATTTCGACGACTTGATGGTCCGCCTGCGGCGCTACACGACAGTGGAGCAAACGGCGCAGGAGCGCTGGTCCGAGAGCTGCCGAATGACCCGGCAGGTCGGCCCGAGCGCCCTCGACGCCCTGGCGCGCGGCAGCGCCGAGCAGAGCGAGTTGCTCGAACTGCCTGAGAATGATGCGCTTGGCGGATAG
- a CDS encoding HD domain-containing protein produces MVTCGIAGNRGVPTRGGDLATEGAELSLDSEFCFSYRSLEDCGGEPRLRDIRRRFGHVVADIVDGCSGTDAVSEPDYRKRKQRYIEHLEEASPSVRPVSAADKLANIRSIITDCRAVGDGLWARFNAPKVDQLWYYGSLSKAFSRLGPTSVARELEEALAELLRLTGESPVNRKEAE; encoded by the coding sequence GTGGTCACGTGTGGCATAGCAGGTAACCGAGGCGTACCAACGCGTGGTGGCGACTTAGCTACAGAGGGGGCCGAGCTAAGCCTGGATAGCGAGTTCTGCTTCTCGTACCGCAGTTTGGAGGATTGCGGAGGAGAGCCTCGGCTTCGGGACATCAGGCGCAGATTCGGCCACGTCGTGGCCGACATCGTTGATGGTTGCTCGGGAACGGACGCCGTTTCCGAGCCGGACTATCGAAAACGCAAGCAGCGCTACATCGAGCACTTGGAGGAGGCGTCGCCGTCGGTACGTCCTGTGTCGGCTGCCGACAAGCTGGCGAACATCCGGTCGATCATCACCGACTGCCGTGCCGTCGGGGACGGCTTGTGGGCCCGGTTCAACGCCCCGAAGGTGGACCAGCTCTGGTACTACGGATCCTTGTCGAAGGCGTTCAGTCGCCTTGGGCCAACTTCGGTCGCCCGTGAACTGGAAGAAGCGCTGGCAGAGCTTCTGCGGCTCACCGGGGAATCTCCGGTCAACCGCAAAGAGGCCGAGTAG
- a CDS encoding helix-turn-helix domain-containing protein, translating to MAAPKRKIGREILEGLRELKRGARGRVTTVPSVAIIREGTGLSQPRFAELLGVSVRTLQEWEQGRRAPSGAARTLLLIAAKDPRALIDVA from the coding sequence ATGGCGGCGCCTAAGCGGAAGATAGGCCGGGAGATCCTGGAAGGGCTCCGCGAATTGAAGCGGGGCGCGCGCGGACGTGTGACCACCGTGCCGTCCGTGGCGATCATCAGAGAAGGAACCGGGCTTTCGCAGCCAAGGTTCGCCGAATTGTTGGGCGTCTCGGTCCGCACGCTTCAGGAATGGGAACAGGGCCGCCGGGCGCCGTCGGGCGCCGCCCGGACGCTGCTGCTTATTGCCGCGAAGGACCCGCGCGCGCTAATCGACGTCGCGTGA
- a CDS encoding NADP-dependent oxidoreductase, with protein MTTTTLNKQIHLVSRPKGEATAANFRLVEAPLPPLGDGQVLVRHHFLSLDPYMRGRMDDARSYAPPQALDTVMIGGTAGEVVESQHPGFAAGDLVVGMGGWQQFSIVSGSARGALRKVDASHVPLSAYLGAVGMPGVTAWHGLTKICQPKAGDTITVSAASGAVGSVVGQLAKARGCRAVGFAGGTDKCRYVIDDLGFDACIDYKAHGDPKSLYKALAEATPDGVAGHFENVGGPILDAVLARMNDFGRIAVCGMISGYNGEPIPMTHPALILRSRLRIEGFIVSEHMESWPEALTELGGMVAAGTLKYRESIAHGIESAPEAFLGLLKGRNFGKQLVKL; from the coding sequence GTGACCACCACCACCCTGAATAAGCAGATCCACCTGGTCTCGCGACCCAAGGGCGAAGCCACGGCCGCCAATTTCCGCCTCGTCGAGGCGCCGCTGCCGCCGCTCGGCGACGGCCAGGTGCTGGTCCGCCACCACTTCCTGTCGCTCGACCCGTACATGCGCGGCCGCATGGACGATGCCCGCAGCTACGCGCCGCCGCAGGCGCTGGACACCGTGATGATTGGTGGCACCGCCGGCGAAGTCGTCGAGTCGCAGCATCCAGGCTTCGCCGCGGGCGACCTGGTGGTGGGCATGGGCGGCTGGCAGCAGTTCAGCATCGTCTCCGGCTCGGCGCGCGGGGCCCTGCGTAAAGTGGACGCCAGCCACGTTCCGCTGTCGGCATACCTCGGCGCCGTCGGCATGCCCGGCGTGACGGCGTGGCACGGGCTGACGAAGATTTGCCAGCCGAAGGCGGGCGACACGATCACCGTGAGCGCGGCCAGCGGCGCGGTGGGAAGCGTCGTGGGCCAGTTGGCCAAGGCGCGTGGCTGTCGCGCGGTCGGCTTCGCCGGCGGCACCGACAAGTGCCGTTACGTGATCGACGACCTCGGCTTCGACGCCTGCATCGACTACAAGGCACATGGCGATCCGAAGTCGCTCTACAAGGCCCTGGCCGAGGCCACGCCCGATGGCGTGGCTGGGCATTTCGAGAACGTCGGCGGTCCTATTCTTGATGCCGTGCTCGCGCGCATGAACGACTTTGGCCGCATCGCGGTGTGCGGGATGATCAGCGGCTACAACGGCGAGCCGATTCCGATGACCCATCCGGCGCTGATTCTGCGATCGCGCCTGCGGATCGAAGGCTTCATTGTCAGCGAGCACATGGAGAGCTGGCCGGAGGCCCTCACCGAACTGGGCGGCATGGTCGCGGCCGGTACGCTGAAGTACCGCGAGTCGATCGCGCACGGCATTGAATCAGCGCCCGAGGCCTTCCTCGGGCTGCTGAAGGGCAGGAACTTCGGCAAGCAGCTCGTCAAGTTGTGA